The Pseudomonas asiatica sequence GCTCCTGGCCTTCTGATATTCAGCCAAATCGAGCCGGCTCAGCGTGTACTGATCGCAGATGTCTTCCTTCAGCGCTCTGAGGAAATCGACAACGGCGAACGAGCCCTCACGGGAGCACTTTTCGAAAATATGATTACTGAACCATTTTTTTCTGGTGCGGTTTTTTTTGTTGGTAAAGCTGTTGTACTTCCACTTCAAGGCCTCCAGATCCACATAGGCCAAAGGCTTAGAAAATAGGTTTTCGACCAGGAAGTGAGATCGTAATACCTGGAAACCTTGAAGGGTTGGCCCCCTGAAGGCTCGGTCAAAGTGTTCAGCCCCCGCCCGATAGTCTTGTTCGGTGAAGTCGGCCAAGCTGAAGTGCGATCTTTCGAAGAAGTGATCCCCATGTTCCGCTCGCTTACGAGCACACATTTGATCGATAAACGGAATCACGGATTTGAACATGTCCAAGACTGAGTGAGGTTTGCGGCTCTTAGATTTTCGACTGAAGTGAAGAGCCCCTGGAATCTCCAGCACGCACAGCATGGCCATCTTCAGCTCGAACAGGATAGTGCTGTTAAGGCTCTCATAGACCCCGAAATCGATGCGCGATTTGGCGCCCTGGATGTCCCTCGCAAGTGCGTGAGGCTCACCGTTGAAATCCCAGAGCATATCCTTTACGAGGCTCAATTTGCTGGCTGGGAGGTTCATCAGTGCTGCGAGCAGCTCAAGTGCGTTCACCCCATCGTTGGAGTGGGAGGTGACTGCGATGAGCTCGTTGCCCAAGTAGCCCAAGAACCGCTCGCGCACGGCTTTGATTTTGTAAATGAGGCTATCGAACCCGAGGATCACAGGGAGACCGTCTCAATCAGAGGGCTAGGGATGATGTGCTCTGCCAGACGACGAGCCTCATCCAGTTGCTCCGCTGTGAAGCCGTGGTCAGACGGCGTGAGGATACTTTCCAGTACCTCAAGGTTCTCGCGGATGACAGCGCCATAGGGTGTTTCTGCCACGTTGCTTGTGGACATAATCGAGGTGTAGTCCCACTGCATGGCAAAAAGGTCGGGCAGATTCGACACAGTGATGATGGAGTTGCTACAGGACAGGCACTTGTTGAGCAGCGAGCACTTACTGCCTTTTTTGTAGCTCGGCAGCCTTTTAATTTCATCAGGAGGGTTAAGCGCATCCTTGCAACTGACGAGGCCCGTCCGAATGATGATCGGCGATGAGGTTGCCGCAGGGGGAGTTGGCTTGACCTGCTGGCTATCGCGAATAATCGTGCCTTTGTGAATTTGGGTGAGCGCTTTGGTGTTGACCTCACGAGCTGTTTTGTTGAATTCGAGCTTGTCGAGATAGCTCTGGGTGGCTTGTATCGACTTGTGCCCAAGTATTACCTGGATTTCCCTGACCGATAGGCCTAGCGCTACGAGGTCGGCCACGAGGCTCGGGCGCAGTCGAGAAGCCGAGATATTCAGCGGCTGCCCGTCCTCAGTTTTGAGGTCGTGATCCATGGCTAACTGGTTCATCACATTGTTGATGACAGTTGAGTCCTCGAACGACTTCACCTTCCGGAATTCGGATTGCTTCTGCGACTCGTAGATGAACAGCCTCTCTTTGATTGGCCCTTCAGCGCGCTCGCGAATGTGGTGGGTCAGGTAGATGACCTCGTCGAAGATCTTCTTGATCTCAATGCTTTGTGCCCGTGAGTACCATGTCCAATCCGCGTGCATCATGTCGAGATGAAGAACCTTCCCCCCACCTGAGCGCACTTTCCAGTAACGCAGGTATGGGCGATGGGTCACCTCGTGGCGCTCGACGAAATCATCGATGTCCAAGCTTTTGAGAGAGTCCGCGTTCAACCCCGTCACCTGCGCAAGGCGTGTGATGTATGGCGCCAGCATCCTCGAGGTAACATGGTAAATAACACCCCAGCTGGCATACGTCTCAGCGATTCCTAGCCCGCCGATCTTCAGCAACCGCACAAAGGCTTGCTCATATTTGTCATCAGGATCAGCCGACCACCGGCTAATCATCCTGCCGTTGAGCTTGTTCTCAAATATCCAGCGAGCGTTCTCTAAGGTGGCCATACCTCTCACAAGGTATCCGTCCTCACCCAACGGATCACTGCCACCATGGAAGGGTACATAGTCCTTTGCTAGCTCGTTAGTCTGTAGCCGCTCCATGTCACAAGCTTGCTGGATCGCCGTTCGTGCGTACTTCGGGTATGGGCGATATTCATCCGTCTCTCGAGCGGTGTTGAATCCTTCCACATCAATAAATGATGTGAGGCCCATTCCGCGAATCTTCACTGCTCGCTTGAGCATCGAACGGACTGCCGACAAGACACCCTGTGAGTAGAGTGACGTAAGTATGTTGGCCTCCATTTGATCGGTGAGGTACTTCCTGAAACGCGTCAGGTAGTGTGCTGTAACGTACTCCCGAGGATCCTCATTTCCCGTGAAGCCAACCTCACTCAGATGCAGGGTCACCAGTCGGAAACCATCACTATAATTCTGCTGGCCGGATGCGGATTTCGACTTCAGCGACGCCGCAGCAAACATGTGCAGGAGCTTGCTGAAGGGCCTATTGGGATCCTCCACCAGGTCTTCGTACTTTGAGAGTCCGATGAGCCTGAGCTCAGCGAGCGCCTTAGTCAGGGAGTCCTTTGGCGCGGCCTGCTGTTTTTTAAGCTCGGCTTCGACCTCTCGTTCCTTACAGTTTTTGTAGTCTGCCTTGATGACGCCAAGCCGCGTGAGGTCAGTGAGGATGTCTTGGAAGGTCTGCTCAACGATGACGAATTTGGAGCGGGCCCACTTCAGGTTTTTCATCCCGTCGACCTGGAACAAGCTGGCCTTCGACGAGATGGTATTGCCGAATACTGGGACGTTTTGCTTCTCTGCCTCTGTCAGGCCTTCGTACCAGCAGAGAAGCTTCCGGCGCCACTCATTCGCGATTGAGGGCTGGTCGGGGATCACGATCTGCTCCTCGATCATCCGCTGGATGATCGAGTCGAGGATGTCTTCCCTCGCGTTGAAGGTGTTGCCGCTTGTCTCCAGTTCATCCTTGAGATACGTGTAGGCTGGGCTCAGCTTTCCTCTCTGCGAGAGCTGCACGTTCAGGAGGGATTGGCGACTGCTCTTGATCTGCGTGGCCCACGCCTCAATTGCCTCGGTGACTTCGGACTCTTTCCGCTTGGGACGCCTGGCTTGGTCGGAAGCCTCAGATTCGCTGCGAGATTGACCGTCTGCCTGATCCTCAGGCGGCTGATGAGTGGTGCTCATTCTAGGCTTGCTCCCGATCCAGGTGAACGCAGAAGGACGTGGTGATTCCTCCCGAGTGGTAACCAGAATGAATACCATGACGGTGCGTTGGTCAAGCCGTAGAAATGTATAAAAACCTTATGAATCAATGAGTTAAGAGTATGCTGCTGGCATACCCTTAACGCTAAGCGCTTGTCCTATCAGGCATTTTTCGTGGCTGAGATGGCGGAATGTGTCAAAAGCAATTCGCGAAATTTTTTTTATCTGAGGCAGGGCCGGAGGGGTTTACGAGGCGGATCATTTTTTATCTCCGGTCTTGATGCGAATGGTCGTCCTCTCGCGTAGAACGTGCATCTCTCCGCACTTGGTTTTGATGAGGGAATCTGGCGTGCAGAGCTTTTGGTAGATGTCATGAGGGATCTGCGCATACCCCTCAGTCGTGGTGGTATACGAGTGGCCATGCCCTATCGAAAGCATTCCCAGGCGCTGGAAATAATCCTCTCCAAGATCAGGGCTTGTGAGCAGAAGGTACGCAGAACCATGTCGGAACTTGTGTGCTGAGATCTTTCGCGTGATCTTGCGTGACTTTCGCGCCCGCTTGGAGAGGCGCTCAAACAGCTTTTCAACGCTCTTAGTGGTGTAAGGCTTCCCATGTGAGTTGAAGAAAGCAGGCGTCTCTTTCGGGTCTCTGATGCGCTGGCTATAGCGGTGGTACAGCGGCGTCTTCTGGTAGTTCTCGATGCGTTCCAGTGTCGTCCTGCTGACGAGCGTTATCCTTGGGACTATTTGATTTTTTTTGCCCTTGCTGCCTTGGACATGCAAGGGGCTGTAGTCCGCATTCACCGGTATGTTGCACTCAGCGGAAACGTACTGGAGCTTCTGGTACTCAAGCGCATCGCGAATGTGCTGAAGCGTTATGCGGGGAACCTCAGACTCTCGAATGCCCGAGTCGTAAATCAGCTGCAGCATGCACCTCTCACGTTCTGATTTTGTATGCAGGATCATCTGTTCAAGCTCAAGCATGCTGCATGGCTGAACGATTGCTTTGATATTCGCCTTACCTGTTCGAATCGGCCCGTGCTCATAAGGATTGTCAGTCCGGAGCGGAGGCTTACCATTCAGGCTGATGCACAGATGGTGGCTGAAGAAATGGTTGTAGGCGGCATCTCGGCCTTGCACCGTTTTGGGAGCAAGGCCCGCACCATCCAGGCGACCCAAGTACACCTCTAGGCTACCTAACCCGATACTCAGCAGGAGATCGTCTCGGCGGGAGTTCTCGTACTCGGGTTTGGTCTTCTGGTCTTGAAGTAGGTACGAAATACGCCTGGCATAGGACAGAACGGTTTTGTCTGCCTTTGAGACGTTCCGGTAGTTCCGGCACAGATAGGAGGACACCAGAGGGA is a genomic window containing:
- a CDS encoding tyrosine-type recombinase/integrase, giving the protein MKVIAVRDRDLDLSNSILANGKYREQFLAQPEGSEPSVKVTGCGLIDDDEQLLPLVSSYLCRNYRNVSKADKTVLSYARRISYLLQDQKTKPEYENSRRDDLLLSIGLGSLEVYLGRLDGAGLAPKTVQGRDAAYNHFFSHHLCISLNGKPPLRTDNPYEHGPIRTGKANIKAIVQPCSMLELEQMILHTKSERERCMLQLIYDSGIRESEVPRITLQHIRDALEYQKLQYVSAECNIPVNADYSPLHVQGSKGKKNQIVPRITLVSRTTLERIENYQKTPLYHRYSQRIRDPKETPAFFNSHGKPYTTKSVEKLFERLSKRARKSRKITRKISAHKFRHGSAYLLLTSPDLGEDYFQRLGMLSIGHGHSYTTTTEGYAQIPHDIYQKLCTPDSLIKTKCGEMHVLRERTTIRIKTGDKK
- a CDS encoding site-specific integrase; translation: MSTTHQPPEDQADGQSRSESEASDQARRPKRKESEVTEAIEAWATQIKSSRQSLLNVQLSQRGKLSPAYTYLKDELETSGNTFNAREDILDSIIQRMIEEQIVIPDQPSIANEWRRKLLCWYEGLTEAEKQNVPVFGNTISSKASLFQVDGMKNLKWARSKFVIVEQTFQDILTDLTRLGVIKADYKNCKEREVEAELKKQQAAPKDSLTKALAELRLIGLSKYEDLVEDPNRPFSKLLHMFAAASLKSKSASGQQNYSDGFRLVTLHLSEVGFTGNEDPREYVTAHYLTRFRKYLTDQMEANILTSLYSQGVLSAVRSMLKRAVKIRGMGLTSFIDVEGFNTARETDEYRPYPKYARTAIQQACDMERLQTNELAKDYVPFHGGSDPLGEDGYLVRGMATLENARWIFENKLNGRMISRWSADPDDKYEQAFVRLLKIGGLGIAETYASWGVIYHVTSRMLAPYITRLAQVTGLNADSLKSLDIDDFVERHEVTHRPYLRYWKVRSGGGKVLHLDMMHADWTWYSRAQSIEIKKIFDEVIYLTHHIRERAEGPIKERLFIYESQKQSEFRKVKSFEDSTVINNVMNQLAMDHDLKTEDGQPLNISASRLRPSLVADLVALGLSVREIQVILGHKSIQATQSYLDKLEFNKTAREVNTKALTQIHKGTIIRDSQQVKPTPPAATSSPIIIRTGLVSCKDALNPPDEIKRLPSYKKGSKCSLLNKCLSCSNSIITVSNLPDLFAMQWDYTSIMSTSNVAETPYGAVIRENLEVLESILTPSDHGFTAEQLDEARRLAEHIIPSPLIETVSL